The following coding sequences lie in one Desmodus rotundus isolate HL8 chromosome 1, HLdesRot8A.1, whole genome shotgun sequence genomic window:
- the MOGAT3 gene encoding 2-acylglycerol O-acyltransferase 3, with protein sequence MKTQRKQWLETASAYHVVLMYLFMGVFSSLLLFGLLFTSLWLFPVLYLAWLFLDWDTPNQGGRRSEWVRNWTLWKHLRDYYPIKLVKTGELPPDRNYVLGSHPHGIMCVGSFCNFSTESTSFSQKFPGIRPSLVALNSIFHLPLYRDYLMSSGMCSANCQSLDFILSRPQLGQAAVIAIGGAQESLYAMPGKHHLVLRNRKGFVRLALRHGASLVPVYSFGENDIFRLKVFAQDSWQYLCQVNFKKLMGFSPCIFWGRSLFSANFWGLLPFRKPITTVVGRPIPVPQCLHPTEEEVDHYHTLYMNALQQLFEEHKESCGVPASTHLTFV encoded by the exons ATGAAAACCCAGCGGAAGCAGTGGCTGGAAACAGCGAGCGCCTACCATGTAGTCCTAATGTACCTCTTCATGG GTGTTTTCTCATCCCTTCTTTTATTCGGCCTCCTCTTCACATCCCTCTGGCTATTTCCTGTTCTCTACTTGGCATGGCTCTTCCTAGACTGGGACACACCCAACCAAG GTGGAAGGCGGAGTGAGTGGGTGAGGAACTGGACCCTTTGGAAACATCTAAGGGATTACTATCCTATCAAG CTGGTGAAAACAGGAGAGCTGCCCCCTGACCGGAATTACGTGCTTGGCTCTCACCCACATGGGATCATGTGCGTCGGCAGCTTCTGTAATTTCTCCACTGAGAGCACCAGTTTCTCCCAGAAGTTCCCTGGGATTCGGCCCTCACTTGTCGCACTGAACTCAATCTTCCACCTCCCACTCTATCGTGACTACCTCATGTCCTCTG GAATGTGTTCTGCGAACTGCCAGAGCCTGGACTTTATTCTGTCACGGCCCCAGCTTGGGCAGGCTGCGGTCATCGCGATCGGGGGTGCCCAGGAGTCCCTGTATGCAATGCCAGGGAAGCATCACCTTGTGCTCCGGAATCGCAAAGGCTTTGTACGCCTGGCACTGAGGCATGG ggcctccctggtgcctgtgtACTCCTTTGGGGAGAATGATATCTTCAGACTTAAGGTTTTTGCCCAAGACTCCTGGCAGTACCTGTGCCAGGTCAACTTCAAGAAGCTCATGGGCTTTTCTCCTTGCATCTTCTGGGGCCGCAGTCTCTTCTCTGCTAACTTCTGGGGCCTGCTGCCCTTCCGTAAGCCCATCACCACCGTGG tgGGCCGCCCCATCCCGGTGCCCCAGTGCCTCCACCCCACCGAGGAGGAAGTTGACCACTACCACACGCTCTACATGAATGCTCTGCAGCAACTGTTTGAGGAGCACAAGGAAAGCTGTGGTGTCCCTGCTTCTACTCACCTCACCTTCGTGtag